A section of the Arcobacter roscoffensis genome encodes:
- a CDS encoding murein hydrolase activator EnvC family protein, whose translation MIKILFTIILLSTFSYTSTKSIDKKIQSNKKILNSNVSKKRATTQKINDLSKKINEQNSNITNLEKDIKRINADIEKHTELLEDSKKKISLLKTKSSKLIKKKTTNEEQIVDTIIEDFSTSIALKLASKDSLKELVDSEIYTILSQNSKDEILKLNNNYDLLTSNTKENQKKIKKISSYIKERQETKKTLNSLKSKHSQSLSSLEKQHKEYQEQLKEVVRKQESLKTLLSRLNILKKEEIQKERDRRERIRRLLAEKKKKESNKTNSKKVVSSQDRNQRYAQKLNLDVRKIGSSTSGVKITRYRGSKTIAPLKSFKVVKKFGTYYDPVYKIKLFNESVVLKTKRPKAKVVSVLNGKVVYAKKNAGMLENVVIVQHQNGLHTIYSHLDEIAPTLRVGKWIKKGYVVGRVNDNLMFQATKNSYHINPKDLFKI comes from the coding sequence ATGATTAAAATACTTTTTACAATAATCTTACTAAGTACATTTAGTTATACTTCTACTAAATCTATAGATAAAAAAATACAAAGTAATAAAAAGATTTTAAATAGTAATGTCTCTAAAAAAAGAGCTACTACTCAAAAAATCAATGATTTATCAAAAAAAATTAACGAGCAAAATAGTAATATCACCAATCTAGAAAAAGATATAAAAAGAATTAATGCTGATATTGAAAAACATACGGAACTATTAGAAGATTCTAAAAAGAAAATATCTTTACTTAAAACAAAATCTTCAAAATTAATAAAGAAAAAAACAACAAATGAAGAACAAATAGTTGATACTATTATTGAAGACTTTTCAACATCAATTGCTTTAAAATTAGCTTCAAAAGATAGTTTAAAAGAGCTTGTGGATAGTGAAATATATACTATTTTATCACAAAATTCTAAAGATGAAATACTAAAACTTAACAATAACTATGATTTACTTACAAGTAATACAAAAGAAAATCAAAAGAAAATCAAAAAAATCTCTTCTTATATAAAAGAGAGACAAGAAACAAAAAAGACTTTAAACTCTTTAAAATCAAAACACTCACAATCTCTTAGTAGTTTGGAGAAACAACATAAAGAGTATCAAGAACAACTAAAAGAAGTGGTAAGAAAACAAGAATCTTTAAAAACTCTTTTATCAAGGCTAAACATCTTGAAAAAAGAAGAGATACAAAAAGAGCGTGATAGAAGAGAGAGAATTAGAAGACTACTTGCTGAAAAAAAGAAAAAAGAAAGCAATAAAACAAACTCTAAAAAAGTAGTATCATCACAAGATAGAAATCAAAGATATGCTCAAAAACTTAATCTTGATGTAAGAAAGATAGGTTCTTCAACATCTGGTGTAAAAATCACAAGATATAGAGGAAGTAAAACAATAGCACCTTTAAAATCTTTTAAGGTTGTAAAAAAATTTGGAACTTATTATGACCCTGTTTATAAGATAAAACTATTTAATGAATCAGTTGTTTTAAAAACAAAAAGACCAAAAGCTAAGGTTGTATCTGTATTAAACGGAAAAGTTGTATATGCTAAAAAAAATGCAGGAATGCTTGAAAATGTTGTAATCGTACAACACCAAAATGGCTTACATACAATCTACTCTCATTTAGATGAAATAGCTCCAACACTTAGAGTTGGGAAATGGATAAAAAAAGGTTATGTTGTAGGAAGAGTAAACGATAACCTAATGTTTCAAGCTACAAAAA
- a CDS encoding cell division protein FtsX, with translation MKFLKNIFAFLIPLTSMLITFSIYLLINNVVDNYKQKISNDYSIVIVTNTPLIKENINTLAGIDVEKIQTLKKNRIINNIKSNLSDTSVELLKRKLPNFYQIFLEEFPTTTQLDEIKNTLLQNKNIRKVEVFSKNHNQTYLLLVLLNSITFILFFIITIFAIIIIAKQVKLWFHEHSTKIAILRLHGASILYSASSVLNYAILSSLFSFIIVGAFLYYVSSNMMVIFPYELKDIINVEIDLYSELSKLFLLSFGISLFTIIGVLLKYKINND, from the coding sequence ATGAAGTTTCTTAAAAATATTTTTGCTTTTTTAATTCCTTTAACTTCAATGCTAATTACTTTTTCAATATATTTATTAATTAATAATGTAGTAGATAACTATAAACAAAAAATATCAAATGATTACTCGATTGTTATAGTTACAAACACTCCACTTATAAAAGAAAATATTAATACTTTAGCAGGAATTGATGTAGAAAAAATACAAACTTTAAAGAAAAATCGTATTATCAATAATATCAAATCAAATTTATCTGATACATCTGTAGAATTACTAAAAAGAAAACTTCCAAATTTCTATCAGATATTTTTAGAAGAGTTCCCTACAACAACTCAATTAGATGAAATCAAAAATACCCTACTTCAAAATAAAAACATAAGAAAAGTAGAAGTATTCTCTAAAAATCATAATCAAACTTATCTGTTATTAGTTTTATTAAATAGTATTACTTTTATTCTATTTTTTATCATTACAATTTTTGCAATAATTATAATAGCTAAACAAGTAAAACTTTGGTTTCATGAACATAGTACAAAAATAGCTATTTTAAGATTACATGGTGCATCTATTTTATATAGTGCTTCAAGTGTGTTAAATTATGCTATCCTTAGTTCACTATTTTCTTTTATAATTGTTGGTGCATTTTTATATTATGTTTCAAGCAATATGATGGTGATTTTTCCATATGAGCTAAAAGACATAATAAATGTTGAGATAGATTTATATAGTGAATTATCTAAACTGTTTTTATTATCCTTTGGAATATCTTTGTTTACGATAATTGGCGTATTATTAAAGTACAAAATAAACAATGATTAA
- a CDS encoding cell division ATP-binding protein FtsE: MIEAKNIYLSYDDNKYIIKKGNFTIKSKEFIFIGGNSGSGKSTLLKSFYGDIPLKHGSLKIEGQEVFGIGGKKLRVLRKDIGIIFQDYKLISEFTIEENIMIPLKINGYSNEVSKDQANKLLAHVRLSHRAGYYPNEISGGEQQRVAVARALAHNPKIIIADEPTGNLDDYSAEVVWNLLKGANEQLGITIVVVTHRVPKNLGIKFRQLSLEDGMIYEVS, translated from the coding sequence ATGATTGAAGCTAAGAATATATACTTATCATATGACGATAATAAATATATTATAAAAAAAGGTAATTTTACTATCAAATCAAAAGAATTCATCTTTATTGGTGGAAACTCAGGTAGTGGTAAATCTACTTTATTAAAATCATTTTATGGAGATATTCCATTAAAACATGGTAGCTTAAAAATTGAAGGTCAAGAAGTATTTGGAATTGGTGGTAAAAAGCTTAGGGTTTTAAGAAAAGATATTGGTATTATATTTCAAGATTATAAACTTATTAGTGAGTTTACGATTGAAGAAAATATTATGATACCTCTTAAAATCAATGGATACTCAAATGAAGTTTCAAAAGATCAAGCAAATAAGCTTTTAGCTCATGTAAGACTATCACATAGAGCTGGATACTACCCAAATGAAATAAGTGGTGGGGAACAGCAAAGAGTTGCTGTAGCACGTGCATTAGCACATAACCCAAAAATTATTATTGCAGATGAACCTACGGGAAATCTTGATGATTATTCTGCTGAAGTTGTATGGAATTTACTAAAAGGTGCAAATGAACAACTAGGTATTACTATTGTAGTTGTAACACATAGAGTTCCTAAGAACTTAGGTATTAAATTTAGACAGTTGTCTTTAGAGGATGGTATGATATATGAAGTTTCTTAA
- the trmB gene encoding tRNA (guanosine(46)-N7)-methyltransferase TrmB produces the protein MPHIVYKKTDLVKTPSTCDGVDFKFIAKSYNFTDKKRNTEYKIAVQKDNRDFLLTVRPKDENQMVKFDKVTRISPVSVVKDAINSYAKAIEADIIFSNTNNFSNKIVPQNKYIKDINYFVDEFDTDKEIQIEIGFGSGRHLIHQAKNNPDVQFVGLEIHTPSIEQLSKQLELQEIENVLVVNYDARLFMEFIKSNKVGKIFVHFPVPWDKKPHRRIYSNEFINEALRVLKIGGTLELRTDSRKYFDYCTELLTNLPKGRITIDINKDLEVSSKYEDRWKKMGKNIYDVVLVSSQEDEPIDIKPDFDFDFEVDDYLKLIENIPTKSVVENGYFVHIEDIFTLENKENSGMIQLTMGNFDRPVSKYILVEQGKVSYYQGSPIPTSSNLNAHKKLKEILSK, from the coding sequence ATGCCACATATCGTATATAAAAAAACAGATTTAGTTAAAACACCATCAACTTGTGATGGTGTTGATTTTAAGTTTATAGCAAAGTCATATAATTTTACAGATAAAAAAAGAAATACAGAATATAAAATAGCAGTACAAAAAGATAACAGAGACTTTTTACTAACTGTAAGACCAAAAGATGAAAATCAAATGGTTAAGTTTGATAAAGTTACAAGAATTTCTCCTGTATCAGTTGTAAAAGATGCAATCAACAGTTATGCAAAAGCTATTGAAGCTGATATTATTTTTTCAAATACAAACAACTTTTCAAATAAAATTGTTCCACAAAACAAATATATAAAAGATATAAACTATTTTGTAGATGAATTTGATACAGACAAAGAAATACAAATAGAGATTGGTTTTGGAAGTGGTAGACATCTAATCCACCAAGCAAAAAACAATCCTGATGTACAGTTTGTAGGGCTTGAAATACATACTCCATCAATTGAGCAATTATCAAAACAATTAGAACTTCAAGAAATAGAAAATGTTTTAGTAGTTAACTATGATGCTAGATTATTCATGGAGTTTATTAAATCAAACAAAGTTGGTAAAATATTTGTACACTTCCCTGTACCTTGGGATAAAAAACCACATAGAAGAATTTACTCAAATGAGTTTATCAATGAAGCTTTAAGAGTTTTAAAAATTGGTGGGACTTTAGAGCTTAGAACTGATAGTAGAAAATATTTTGATTATTGTACAGAACTTCTTACAAATCTTCCAAAGGGAAGAATTACTATTGATATAAATAAAGACTTAGAAGTATCTAGCAAATATGAAGATAGATGGAAAAAAATGGGTAAAAACATTTATGATGTAGTGTTAGTATCTTCACAAGAAGATGAGCCTATTGATATAAAACCTGATTTTGATTTTGACTTTGAAGTTGATGATTATTTAAAACTAATTGAAAATATCCCAACAAAATCTGTAGTTGAAAATGGATACTTTGTACACATTGAAGATATTTTTACTTTAGAAAACAAAGAAAACTCAGGAATGATACAACTTACTATGGGTAATTTTGATAGACCTGTAAGTAAATATATCTTAGTTGAGCAAGGAAAGGTTTCTTATTATCAAGGAAGCCCTATTCCTACAAGTTCTAACCTAAATGCACATAAAAAATTAAAAGAGATTTTAAGTAAATGA
- a CDS encoding RluA family pseudouridine synthase, whose amino-acid sequence MDKNFIVQEANRLDKFLASQIDASRNQIEQLIKKEFVQVDGKTVSKTGLKLKVDQKVDVHFPETELNPVKDETFVKESLEGKDVKVIYEDEHILVVNKPYNLTVHDAPSVKDATLVDWLKLKNISLSTISGEERHGIVHRLDKGTSGVMVVAKTNEAHVGLSKQLEDKSMGRYYLAIIDLPLKDNVVMEKPIARNPNNRLKMSIELNGKNAKSAFAKIQQSNNEKYELIAAKLFTGRTHQIRVHLASINRHILGDNLYGFKGDLNKINRFYLHAYNLYLIHPITKKQMNFKADLPNDMNDFLNNNFQTEIINDNIDENNIINSFSSFT is encoded by the coding sequence ATGGATAAAAATTTTATTGTTCAAGAAGCAAATAGACTAGATAAATTCCTTGCATCACAAATTGATGCATCTAGGAATCAAATAGAACAACTTATAAAAAAAGAGTTTGTACAAGTTGATGGAAAGACAGTTAGTAAAACAGGTCTTAAATTAAAAGTAGATCAAAAAGTTGATGTTCACTTCCCCGAGACTGAACTAAACCCAGTAAAAGATGAAACTTTTGTAAAAGAATCGCTTGAGGGTAAAGATGTAAAGGTAATTTATGAAGATGAACATATTTTAGTTGTAAACAAGCCTTACAATCTTACAGTACATGATGCACCAAGTGTAAAAGATGCAACACTTGTTGATTGGTTAAAGTTAAAAAATATATCTTTATCTACAATAAGTGGTGAAGAGCGACATGGAATAGTTCATAGACTTGATAAAGGCACAAGTGGTGTTATGGTAGTTGCAAAGACAAATGAAGCGCATGTAGGCTTATCAAAACAACTTGAAGATAAATCTATGGGAAGATACTATCTTGCAATCATTGATTTACCTTTAAAAGATAATGTTGTAATGGAAAAGCCAATTGCTAGAAACCCAAACAATAGACTAAAAATGTCAATAGAATTAAATGGTAAAAATGCGAAGTCAGCTTTTGCCAAAATACAACAAAGCAATAATGAAAAATATGAGCTAATAGCAGCAAAACTATTTACAGGAAGAACTCATCAAATAAGAGTACACCTAGCTTCGATAAATAGGCATATTTTAGGAGATAATTTATATGGTTTTAAGGGCGATTTAAATAAAATAAATAGATTTTATTTACATGCATATAATCTATATTTAATTCATCCAATAACAAAAAAACAGATGAATTTTAAAGCAGATTTACCAAATGATATGAATGACTTTTTAAATAACAACTTTCAAACGGAGATTATAAATGACAACATTGATGAAAACAACATCATTAACAGCTTTAGTTCTTTTACTTAG
- a CDS encoding FtsW/RodA/SpoVE family cell cycle protein has product MRLFDKRIISHFDYLLLIFVLPLVFLSHHLISETNEILAKKQLIYFSISLIAFAFVFILPIRKKLRLIPFLYWVGIALLLAVEFWGVTKLGAKRWLPVPILNTTMQPSELIKPIYILMLGYLIHSRPPPKKGYGLKDFIYFSFYILLPFILIAKEPDLGTALVMLLVGYGILFIIGVNWKIWATIILSIGLSSPLIYTYLIKDYQKKRIKDFISEKPSYHVQQSIIAIGSGGLVGKVSEDATQTQLKFLPIATSDFIFAYFVERYGFLGALGLIFIYVLLIMHLLSMNYYYKDDYVIRCFASGLALLIFFNMSVNILMVIGFAPVVGLPLPLFSYGGSSFINFVVIFAILENLLAFRYMDMYNYERRL; this is encoded by the coding sequence ATGCGTTTATTTGATAAGAGGATTATATCCCATTTTGATTATTTATTACTAATTTTTGTTTTACCTTTGGTGTTTTTATCACATCACCTTATAAGTGAAACAAATGAAATATTAGCAAAGAAACAATTAATATACTTTTCAATTTCACTAATTGCTTTTGCATTTGTGTTTATTTTGCCAATTAGGAAAAAATTAAGACTAATTCCGTTTTTATATTGGGTAGGTATTGCATTGCTTTTAGCTGTGGAGTTTTGGGGAGTAACAAAGCTTGGTGCAAAAAGATGGTTGCCAGTTCCAATTTTAAATACAACTATGCAACCCTCAGAGCTTATTAAACCTATTTATATTTTAATGCTTGGGTATTTAATACATAGTAGACCACCCCCAAAAAAAGGTTATGGATTAAAAGATTTTATATATTTTTCTTTTTATATTCTATTGCCTTTTATTTTGATTGCAAAAGAACCTGATTTAGGAACTGCACTTGTAATGCTTTTAGTTGGGTATGGTATTTTATTTATTATTGGTGTAAACTGGAAAATTTGGGCAACTATTATTTTAAGTATTGGTTTATCTTCTCCTTTGATTTATACTTATTTAATCAAAGATTATCAAAAGAAAAGAATTAAAGATTTTATATCTGAAAAACCAAGTTATCACGTACAACAATCAATTATTGCTATTGGTTCAGGTGGACTTGTGGGGAAAGTAAGTGAAGATGCAACACAAACACAATTGAAGTTTTTGCCAATTGCAACAAGTGATTTTATTTTTGCTTATTTTGTGGAAAGATATGGTTTTTTAGGTGCTTTAGGGCTCATTTTTATTTATGTTTTACTTATTATGCATTTATTAAGTATGAATTATTACTATAAAGATGATTACGTCATTCGTTGTTTTGCCTCCGGATTGGCACTTTTAATATTTTTTAACATGAGTGTTAATATTTTGATGGTTATAGGTTTTGCACCTGTTGTAGGTCTTCCCTTGCCTTTATTTTCTTATGGTGGAAGTTCTTTTATTAACTTTGTAGTTATATTTGCTATATTAGAGAATTTATTAGCTTTTAGGTATATGGATATGTATAACTATGAAAGAAGATTATAG
- a CDS encoding superoxide dismutase: MTHELMKLPYEIDALEPLMSKETLEYHYGKHHQTYVNKLNELIKDTKYENLQLEEIIKTSQGAIFNNAAQVFNHDFFWNGLSPNEKQIPINLENKLLETFGSLDEFKKDFIDKATAHFGSGWAWLVKDADNKLSIISTANAQTPIVDGLKPLLVCDVWEHAYYIDYRNARPNYLENFWKLVNWDFVAQNLEN, translated from the coding sequence ATGACACATGAATTAATGAAACTACCTTATGAAATAGATGCCTTAGAGCCTTTGATGTCAAAGGAGACTTTAGAGTATCACTACGGAAAACATCACCAAACATATGTAAATAAATTAAATGAGTTAATAAAAGATACAAAATATGAAAATTTACAATTAGAAGAGATTATTAAAACTTCTCAGGGTGCTATTTTCAATAATGCCGCACAAGTTTTTAATCATGACTTTTTTTGGAATGGTTTAAGTCCAAATGAAAAACAAATACCAATAAACTTAGAAAATAAACTATTAGAAACTTTTGGTTCTTTGGATGAGTTTAAAAAAGATTTTATCGATAAAGCAACAGCTCATTTTGGTTCAGGATGGGCATGGCTAGTAAAAGATGCTGATAATAAATTAAGTATTATTTCAACAGCAAATGCACAAACTCCTATTGTAGATGGTTTAAAGCCCCTTCTTGTATGTGATGTTTGGGAACATGCTTATTATATTGACTACAGAAATGCAAGACCTAATTATTTAGAGAACTTCTGGAAATTAGTAAATTGGGATTTTGTAGCACAAAATTTAGAAAACTAA
- a CDS encoding methylenetetrahydrofolate reductase, producing the protein MLTDKIRKKEEGIILYGITPPKVKHTEEEIKEIAKKHVERISKLNVDGLVLYDIQDESDRTDEKRPFPFIKTINPCEYSKNYLQDLKTPRIVYRAVGNYNEERFSTWLEETKQSQVHSVFVGAASHEQQTNITLKQAYELKRKVNDNLCLGGIAIPERHSKKHDEHLRVASKIDSSCEFFITQCVYDLEASKIFLTDYAKYVKENDLEMVPIIFTLTPCGSAKTLDFMKWLGINIPNYLEEDLKESGNILEESVKLSRDIFEELYIFGKKRGIPVGCNIESVAIRKEEIEASVELLEEVKKIVKEN; encoded by the coding sequence ATGTTAACAGATAAGATAAGAAAGAAAGAAGAAGGCATTATTTTATATGGTATTACACCACCTAAAGTAAAGCATACAGAAGAAGAAATAAAAGAGATTGCAAAAAAACACGTTGAAAGAATCTCTAAATTAAATGTTGATGGTTTAGTTTTATACGATATTCAAGATGAGTCAGATAGAACTGATGAAAAAAGACCTTTTCCATTTATCAAAACAATCAATCCTTGTGAGTATTCAAAAAACTATTTACAAGATTTAAAAACTCCAAGAATTGTTTATAGAGCAGTTGGTAACTATAATGAAGAGAGATTTTCTACATGGTTAGAAGAGACAAAACAAAGTCAAGTTCACTCTGTATTTGTAGGTGCTGCTTCCCATGAACAGCAAACAAATATTACTTTAAAACAAGCATATGAACTAAAAAGAAAAGTAAATGATAATCTTTGTTTAGGTGGTATAGCAATACCTGAAAGACACTCTAAGAAACATGATGAGCATTTAAGAGTTGCATCAAAAATAGATAGTTCTTGTGAGTTTTTTATTACTCAATGTGTATATGATTTAGAAGCATCAAAGATATTCTTAACAGATTATGCAAAATATGTAAAAGAAAATGACTTAGAAATGGTACCTATTATTTTTACATTAACTCCTTGTGGTAGTGCTAAAACACTTGACTTTATGAAATGGTTAGGTATTAACATTCCAAACTATCTAGAAGAGGATTTAAAAGAATCTGGTAATATTTTAGAAGAGTCAGTTAAACTATCAAGAGATATTTTTGAAGAACTTTATATCTTTGGTAAAAAAAGAGGTATTCCAGTTGGTTGTAATATTGAAAGTGTTGCAATTAGAAAAGAAGAGATTGAAGCTTCTGTTGAGCTTCTTGAAGAAGTAAAAAAAATAGTAAAAGAAAACTAA
- a CDS encoding energy transducer TonB: MKLILIAFFLSILFHFLFIFSFTQKPEPKKNIQNKEEIKKTTEIKYVKLKKKPEAKKIEPKKELKKPNIKKQKVQKPKIEKKTKKSVKKKTVQKKLPKKQLEKSKKLQNKILKNQIVNKEKSIQNKTLEDFLSQRDSKEEKMTSQVERLYGREFETFTKVQKAFIKKNLNTFQAITQRVLNQMGYPYIAREMRISGINQVSFIFHPNGDISNLKISNSSGYSVFDDYSLELIKIAYKDYPRPKSATKLIFNVQYRLY; this comes from the coding sequence ATGAAACTAATTTTAATTGCATTTTTCCTATCTATTTTATTTCATTTCTTATTTATTTTCTCATTTACGCAAAAACCTGAGCCTAAAAAAAACATACAGAATAAAGAAGAAATAAAAAAAACAACTGAAATTAAATATGTAAAACTAAAGAAAAAGCCTGAAGCTAAAAAAATTGAGCCTAAAAAAGAATTAAAAAAGCCAAATATTAAAAAACAAAAAGTACAAAAACCAAAAATTGAAAAGAAAACAAAAAAAAGTGTAAAGAAAAAAACAGTTCAAAAAAAGCTTCCTAAAAAACAATTAGAAAAAAGTAAAAAACTGCAAAATAAAATCTTAAAAAATCAAATTGTAAATAAAGAAAAATCTATTCAAAATAAAACACTTGAAGACTTTTTATCTCAAAGGGATTCTAAAGAAGAGAAAATGACAAGCCAAGTTGAAAGACTTTATGGTAGAGAATTTGAAACATTTACAAAAGTACAAAAAGCATTTATTAAGAAAAATTTAAATACATTTCAAGCAATAACACAAAGAGTTTTAAATCAGATGGGTTATCCTTATATAGCAAGAGAAATGAGAATATCAGGTATAAATCAAGTATCTTTTATATTCCATCCAAATGGGGATATTTCAAATTTAAAGATAAGTAATTCATCTGGATACTCTGTTTTTGATGACTATAGTTTAGAGCTGATTAAAATAGCATATAAAGACTACCCTAGACCAAAAAGTGCCACGAAGCTTATCTTTAATGTACAATATAGACTTTATTAA
- a CDS encoding GGDEF domain-containing protein, with translation MKELEFFNIIKNIFSTKIYLLISFLFLSLMLFISFFVKSTIIPSFKEQVISNIIDNTTRLAFRISKNMDFENLSKDDLSKNLALDLSIFKISKIHYFDKYGKIIYSTKKEKIDNQKIDWYFSDVLTKGKIYYEIEKNDKNTLLEVYVPILKGGDYQGAFELYYDITNEMNSFEELSTKIMSLVLFSGTFFSMIFLIVMYNASKSNLKLKNNEGRLKELANTDSLTKLYNRRYFYKIATKILKLSQRAKQDICICMIDIDNFKNINDTYGHHLGDYVIKNLAKRLNTLTRQSDIVARYGGEEFVLLFPNTSIEGAQIIAKKICKEISEQKLINKKINLSYTISLGLSLYNGEDSIDDFIIKADESLYKAKHAGKNQVIF, from the coding sequence TTGAAAGAACTAGAATTTTTTAATATCATAAAAAATATATTTAGCACTAAAATATATTTACTAATTTCTTTTTTATTCCTCTCTTTGATGTTGTTTATCTCTTTTTTTGTTAAAAGTACAATAATACCTTCATTTAAAGAACAAGTTATTTCTAATATTATTGATAATACTACAAGATTGGCTTTTAGAATTTCTAAAAATATGGATTTTGAAAATCTAAGCAAAGATGATTTGTCTAAAAACTTGGCACTTGATTTAAGTATTTTTAAAATCTCTAAAATTCATTATTTTGATAAGTATGGAAAGATTATTTATTCAACAAAAAAAGAAAAAATAGATAATCAAAAAATTGATTGGTATTTCTCTGATGTTTTAACAAAGGGCAAAATCTATTATGAAATAGAAAAAAATGATAAAAACACACTTTTAGAAGTTTATGTTCCTATTTTAAAAGGTGGGGACTATCAAGGTGCTTTTGAATTATATTATGACATTACAAATGAGATGAATAGTTTTGAAGAACTATCAACTAAAATTATGAGTTTAGTACTGTTCAGTGGTACTTTTTTCTCTATGATATTTTTAATTGTTATGTATAATGCAAGCAAAAGTAATCTTAAATTAAAGAATAATGAGGGTAGGTTAAAAGAACTTGCTAATACTGACAGTTTAACAAAACTCTATAATAGAAGATATTTTTATAAGATTGCTACAAAAATATTAAAGTTATCACAAAGAGCAAAACAAGATATTTGTATATGTATGATAGATATTGATAATTTTAAAAACATAAATGATACATATGGACATCACTTAGGTGATTATGTAATAAAAAACTTAGCTAAAAGGCTAAATACATTAACAAGGCAAAGTGATATAGTTGCAAGATATGGTGGAGAAGAGTTCGTATTGCTTTTTCCTAATACAAGTATAGAAGGTGCTCAAATAATTGCTAAGAAGATATGTAAAGAAATTTCTGAACAAAAACTAATTAACAAAAAGATTAATCTAAGTTATACAATATCTTTAGGGCTTAGTTTGTATAATGGAGAAGATTCAATAGATGATTTCATTATAAAAGCTGATGAGAGTTTATACAAAGCTAAACATGCAGGGAAAAATCAAGTTATATTTTAG